The Oryza glaberrima chromosome 9, OglaRS2, whole genome shotgun sequence genome includes a window with the following:
- the LOC127783753 gene encoding uncharacterized protein LOC127783753 has protein sequence MAAAGKGAFVMLLVLVAMAASLHEDFAAAASPAAAGGGGRAADHQPSAVTMAAVILVLAVVATSATLHASAARPAKEPAAGAGGTTPPPVRATADGPSCCSNSVPPPNGCVCPPTPSAP, from the exons ATGGCTGCAGCCGGCAAAGGTGCATTCGTgatgctgctggtgctggtCGCCATGGCGGCGTCGCTGCATGAGGatttcgccgcggcggcgagtcctgcagcagcaggaggaggtggccgtgCCGCCGATCATCAGCCTTCCGCTG TGACGATGGCCGCGGTGATCCTCGTTCTCGCCGTGGTTGCGACGTCGGCGACGCTCCATGcttcggcggcgcggccggcgaaaGAGCCcgcagccggcgccggaggGACTACTCCGCCTCCGGTGCGGGCGACGGCGGACGGCCCCTCTTGCTGCTCCAACTCTGTACCGCCGCCGAATGGTTGCGTTtgcccgccgacgccgtcggcgccgtaG